Genomic segment of Chloroflexota bacterium:
AGCGAATGACCGAAAACTCCCTCACCGTGCTGCCCGTGGCCGATTCCGAAACCGGCGAGTTCATCGGCTCCATAGCCAGCCACGAAATCCTCGAAATGGTCGTCCTCACCGCCAAGGGTCGCTAAGCCTGTCCCCGCGCAGTCGGGGAGCCGGAATCCCGTCCGGCGCCCTCTCCCACGGGGAGAGGGTCGGAGTGAGGGGAACCCCGCAGGCCCGTCATTCCCGCGGAGGCGGGAATCCACCCTAGTCTCACCGACTCCGTAACCCACGTGCATCACTTGAGCCGCCCCCTCTGTCATTCCGAGCGCAGCGAGGAATCTAAGAAGCACGTAACGGGGCACAACGCTCCCCAACTCCTCTCAGCCGTCGCCCCTCCGTCATTCCCCCGGAGGCGGGAATCCACCCATCGTCCCTCAAACCGGTGTAGGGGCGACCCTAGTGGTCGCCCGTTTGCGATCGCCCGCGGCAGACAGCGATTCCCCGGGGCCGCCAAGTCTGGCCTCCCGGATTCCGACGAGCCGCTACCGGCGCCTCATGCGAAGGTAGGCAAAGGACCCACCAACCACGACAACCGCGGCGCCGGCCACGATAGCGATCCACCACCCGCCGCCCGGGTCCGCGCCCTCGCGTTCCTCAGGCGACGGTCCACTCGCCCCGGCCAACGGCGCATCCCCATCCCCAAGCTCGTCAATATCGGCTTGTGCCTGAGCAAGCAAGGCCGTCCGGCTGCAGATGCCCGCCGTGTAGCCGCCGTCGCCGTAAGGGCTGTCATACGCATAGACGACGTACGACTCGCCTTCGACAAACCGATACCCGCAACTCCCGCCAGTCGGCGGCGTGGTGATTGTCATGGTTTGGTGAACCGCACCCTTCCACACGGTGCTGACCTCGAAGCCAACCGTGCTGCGGTCATCGGGACCAACGGACCGTGCATCAGGGTCGTACGAGTGGTGCACGGAGATCACCCGTCCCGCGAAGACCGCGTCGAACTTCCCCAACTCTTCTGACGGTGACCCCGGCTCCACGCACTTACACGCGTGGGTCTTCCCCGCAAATCCGAAGAACCAAACGACGCTCAACGCGAGCGCGACAATTCCGACGCGCAGAGATCCTCGCAGAGTCCGGTAGGGGCGGGTCTCAGACCCGCCCGACGCCAAGCATCCGGCGCGCCCCAGAGTCACCGTCCACATGTCCTAAGTCTCTCCAGTGGCCATCGGCACACGATCGAATCGAGCATTCGCGCGCCGCGCGCCCCTGCGAGCCGTGGACCTGTGAGATCGCATTGGACTCAAGCCGACCGGCGCCGCCGCAAGTTCAATTGTACCGGTCTATCTTGCCCAAGCACCCACGCGGGACAACGCGGCGTCCCCGGGCTGCACCGAGGCCAACGTGCCCAAATGGCACGCTAACGGCATCAGCGGACCGTCTTCTGCCGAAGTCGGATCACTTCGACTGAGAACTCAGGATGCCCAATCCCAACGTCACCCCACTGGCCCAGGACTTCACCATCGCCGCCCGCGTGCCGGATCCCAAGCGCCACTTCTTCCACGACCCGAACCTGGTCCGGCTCGACGACGGCACGCTGATCGTCGCGGCGCCGCAGTGGGGCCGGAAGGGCACGGACGTGGGGCGCTCGCTGCGGATCCTTCGCAGTACCGACAGCGGCGCGACCTGGACCGACCTGCCCACGCTGCCCTACGAGGAGGGGCGCCCCTTCGTCGTGGACGGCCAGCTGCTGATGTTCGTGCAAGAGCGGACCCACCGCGACTTTCAGCTCGTCACCAGCGACGATCTCGGCGAAACCTGGACCGAGCCCCGCACCGTCATCGAAGGGCCGCTGTGGAACATCTCCACGGCCCAGGTCATCCGCCCCGACGCGCTCTACTGGGCCATGGACCATGACTCCGCCGGCATCGACTACAAGGGCAAGGTCATGGTGCGCTGGGACCGCGCCAGGTCGCCGTTCGACCCGGACGCCTGGTCGCTCTCCAACGTCGTGCCGCTGCCGGAGCTGCCGACGGCCCTCACGCGCGGGCTCTACAGCCCAGACCACGGGTCGAAGCTCCATCGCGGCTCGCCGTCGCCGTTCGTCTGGCTGGAGCCCAACACGGTCGAGGTTGCCGGCAAGATCCGCGTTTTCGTCCGGTCGGTCATCGACAACTACGCCACGGCGAACGTCGCAGCCGTGCTCGACTATGACGAAGCGACCAACGTCCTCCGCTTCACCCAGTTCGCCGCCTGGCCCGGCGGGCAGTGCAAGTTCTTCATCATTCACGACGAGCCGCACCGCATGTACTGGATGCTGAGCAACCTGCCCACCAACTCGCAGGACGTCCTCGGCTGGGGCGACCGCATGCGGGAGACCGGGTACACCGGCGGCCCCGGTAACGAGCGCCGCTGGCTCTTTCTCCACTACGGCGTCGACTGCCTCAACTGGTTCCCCGCGGGCTGCGTGGCGCGCTGGCCCGACAGCGTGCACCGCAGCTTCATGTATCCCAGCGCCGCCATCGACGGCGACGACCTGGTGATCCTCTCCCGCACCAGCCGCGACGCCGAGGACCAGCACGACGCCGACCTCTGCACCATCCACCGCGTGCACAACTTTCGCTCCCTCGCAATGGATCTGCATTGCGGCGGTCTGGCGGACTAGCGGCCGCTTACTGTCATTTCGAGCGGAGCGAGAAATCTAAGATCCTCAACCCCGGACGCCCTGGATCAAAGACCGACACCTCGGGCCGCACGTCGACCTAGCCCGCACGCCGCTCGCAGACTCCAGAAGCCGCGGCGCCACTTTTCTCTCGCCTCCCCGACCACTCACTGGCATCATGAACCCGTCGCACCGGCGCATCGCCGTCCCGCATGGAGTCCCCACATGAGGCGCCTCGCGAAACCGGCCGGTCGCTACAACCTGGCGTTCGAAGAGGTCCCAATCCCCGAGCCCGGCCCGACCGAGGTCCGTGTCAAGGCCGTCCGCAGCCTCATCAGCCGTGGATCGGAGATTGGCCGGCGCTACACCCGCGACGAAGCCATCGACCCGCAGATGATGGGCTACTCCATGTCCGGCATCGTGGACGCGGTCGGCGAATCGGTCACGCACATTGCCGTCGGGGATCGCGTCGTCATTTCGGCGCCGCACGCGGACTACGTGGTGCGCGACGCCATCATGCGCTCCGACGACGACCGGCCGCTCGTCTATCCCATCGACCCGGCGGTCGATTTCGACGCCGCGCCGTATTGGTCGCTCGTCAGCGGCTGCGTGACGTGGGCGGCCGGCGAGGAAGCCGCGCCCACCGACACCATCGTCATCGTCGGCCAGGGCCTCGTCGGCAGCCTGCTACTGCAAGTGCACAAGGCCAACGGCATCCACCGCGTGGTGGCGATCGACGCGCTCGACCTGCGTTGCGAGATGGCCGAAGAGCTCGGCGCCGACGTGGTGATTAACGCCGCCCGCGAGGACCCTGTAGAGGCCGTCCACAAGCTCACCGGCGGCCTCGGCGCCGAGATCGTGGTCTACGCCGTCGGCGGCCCGGCCGGACCCAAGGCCTTCGATCAGAGCCTGGACATGCTGGCGCGCGGCGGTCTGCTGCACCTCGTCGGACGCTACGAGGACGCGCCCCTACCCTTCTGGAGCCACAAGTTCGCCGGCAAGCGCATGTTCGAGGGCTACTACCCCCGCACCAAGCGCATGGCGGAAGCCAAGCGGGGCATGGACCTGCTGGCCACCGGCGCCATCAATACCGACCTCATGACGACCCACCGATTCGCGTTCAGCGAAGCGCCCGCCGCCTTCGACCTGCTCTACCTGCGATCCGGCGAGACGCTGGGCGTATTGCTCGACTGGACGCTCGAGGACACATAGCCGGAGCCCAACGCGGCGCCACAAGGACGGGAGACGACATGAAGCGAATGGCAAAGCCCGAGGGACGGGGCAACGTG
This window contains:
- a CDS encoding zinc-binding dehydrogenase → MRRLAKPAGRYNLAFEEVPIPEPGPTEVRVKAVRSLISRGSEIGRRYTRDEAIDPQMMGYSMSGIVDAVGESVTHIAVGDRVVISAPHADYVVRDAIMRSDDDRPLVYPIDPAVDFDAAPYWSLVSGCVTWAAGEEAAPTDTIVIVGQGLVGSLLLQVHKANGIHRVVAIDALDLRCEMAEELGADVVINAAREDPVEAVHKLTGGLGAEIVVYAVGGPAGPKAFDQSLDMLARGGLLHLVGRYEDAPLPFWSHKFAGKRMFEGYYPRTKRMAEAKRGMDLLATGAINTDLMTTHRFAFSEAPAAFDLLYLRSGETLGVLLDWTLEDT
- a CDS encoding sialidase family protein — translated: MPNPNVTPLAQDFTIAARVPDPKRHFFHDPNLVRLDDGTLIVAAPQWGRKGTDVGRSLRILRSTDSGATWTDLPTLPYEEGRPFVVDGQLLMFVQERTHRDFQLVTSDDLGETWTEPRTVIEGPLWNISTAQVIRPDALYWAMDHDSAGIDYKGKVMVRWDRARSPFDPDAWSLSNVVPLPELPTALTRGLYSPDHGSKLHRGSPSPFVWLEPNTVEVAGKIRVFVRSVIDNYATANVAAVLDYDEATNVLRFTQFAAWPGGQCKFFIIHDEPHRMYWMLSNLPTNSQDVLGWGDRMRETGYTGGPGNERRWLFLHYGVDCLNWFPAGCVARWPDSVHRSFMYPSAAIDGDDLVILSRTSRDAEDQHDADLCTIHRVHNFRSLAMDLHCGGLAD